The following DNA comes from Cellulophaga sp. HaHa_2_95.
AAAAATAATGCTTTGAGTTCTGTAGCATCATGTGGTTTCATCTTACCCGCCAATACTAAGCTTAGTTGTTTTCTTCGTAATGCCGCTGCAAAACGATCTTTTTCTAAGTCCGTTTCCGGAAGCAGTTGCGGCACCTCTGTTGGCTTCCCTGTATCATCTACCGCAACGAACGTATAAATGGCATCGTTAGCCTTTGATTTAGTTCCAGTAAAACGGTCTTCCATCCAAACATCTATATATACCTCCATAGACGTCTTAAACGCTCTTGAAACAGCAGCCTCTACAGTTACAACACTCCCAACAGGTACAGATTGATTGAATGCTACGTGATTTACAGATGCAGTTACTGTAATTCTTCGGCTATGACGTCTTGCTGCGATACTTGCGGCACGATCCATTCTAGCCAATAATTCACCACCAAACAGATTATTTAAAGGGTTAGTTTCGCTAGGCAAAACCAAATCGGTTAAAATTGTTCTAGATTCACGAGGAGTCTTAGGCGTCATATCTTATTTTTTTGGCGAAGATACGTTCTTTAAATTGGCTTAAAAAACAGAATAATTTTATTCTTGAAACAACCAAGCATCACTAGATTCTGTCTGCTTAATTTTTCTTAAATAATTGATGGCATCATTAGCTTCAGAAAAACTATCAAAAGCAACAACATGAAAACCAAACTTGTTTACCCCAATATAATTTGCATTGTAGCCTTTAGATTGTAACTGTTCTATTTTCTTATCCGCATTCTCTTTTACCTTAAATGCCCCCGCTACAATATGGTATTGTGTAGCTGCAATTGGAGTTTTAAGTGATGCATGTAAGTTCACAACAGGCAATTCTAATGGAGAAGCGTCAAAGAAGGTAGCTTCCTCTATTTTTTTAGATACTTGCTTTTGAGCATCTTGTTGCACTAGCTGATCTATATTCTGATTTTCTTTATAAAAACGTAATCCAGATAATCCTAAAGATATTCCGAAGAATATAACTGCAGCATATTTCAGATAAGGTCTGAAAGAATGTTTAGCTCTTTGTTCTGGAGTGATGATAAACGGAATTTCTTCTTCTAATTTTACAACTTCTTCTTTAAGCACTTCTCTAGTAATTTTACTAGAAACACAAGAAGACAAACCAAATGAGGTCGTTAAGAAGTTTACTTTTTCAAAAGGTTCAAATTGAATCTTACCTTCTTTATTTAACCAAAGCTTACCAATATTCCCTAAGAATAAACGCTCACCTCTTTGCAATTGAGTTTTCCAATTTTTACCAATCGTTGCTAACTCCGTTAACATGGTTTCATAGCTTGCTTTTTCAATATCGGCAACATAAGAAACCAACAAACCATCGTTAGACGTAAGCAATTCATTAAATGAAATAAACTTAGACGGTGGGTAAAATGTATGGGTATCTTGATCAATAAAAGCAGATTTAGTCTGACTTAAAAATGCTCCAAACTCAGGCACTATAACGCAATTATACCTGTAAAGTAATTCCTCAATATGGTGTTCTAATCTCATCGTGGCAAAGATTGCAAAAAAACAAGCGGCAGAAAACCCCCTAGATTACTTTTTATTAACATTTTAAAAGATGTACCTTGTAAAGCTATAAATACATATTACAAATGACTGATAGTGAGCTAATTTCATTATTAAAATTACAGCGAATTCCTAATATTGGTGATGTCACAGCCAAAAAATTAATTTCACATTGTGGAAATCCTGATGCTGTTTTTGAAGAAAAAAATCAAAACTTATTAAAAATTGATGGTATTGGCACGCACACTATCAAGCACTTAAGGGAAAAAATACACCAAGAAAAGGCGGAAGCTGAATTTCTATTTGTAAAAAACGAAAATATTACCCCGATATACTTCCAAGAGAAAAATTACCCTAATTATCTAAAACATTGTATTGATAGTCCCATTCTCCTTTTTGAAAAAGGTAAAATAAATTTAGCCGATCGAAAAATCATAGGCATCGTTGGAACAAGAAACATTACAAGCTATGGCACTTCATTTTGCGAAAAGCTTATAGAAGATTTAGCGCCTCTAAATCCTATAATTGTAAGTGGCTTTGCATATGGTGTAGATATTTGTGTTCAAAAAGCCGCTATGAAACATGGCTTACAAACTATTGGCTGTTTAGCACACGGTCTAAATCAAATCTACCCAAAAGTACATGCCAAATATATTCCTGATGTAGAAAAAAATGGTGGCTTTTATACAGAGTTTTGGTCTACAAGTAATCCGGAGCGAGAAAATTTCTTAAAAAGAAACAGAATTGTAGCCGGTATGAGTGAAGCCACGATCGTTATAGAATCTGCCGAAAAAGGTGGAAGTCTAGTAACCGCAGATATTGCTCACAGTTACAATCGTGATGTATTTGCTGTCCCTGGTCGTGCAGGTGATAAATATAGTACAGGTTGCAATACGCTTATTAAACAACAAAAAGCACAAATGCTTACCTCAGCAGCAGATCTAATCTATAATTTAGGTTGGGAATTAAAAGATAAAAAAGCAACAACGGTTCAAAAACAGTTATTTGTTGATTTGGATGATACAGAACAAGCAATACACCGTTATTTATTAAAAGAAGGCAAGCAAGTATTAGACCTCATCGCTTTAACCTGCAACATCCCTATTTTCAAAGCCTCTTCTACCCTATTAAACATGGAAATGAAAGGCGTCATCCGACCTTTACCAGGTAAACTATTTGAAGCGCTCTAATGACGAATCATCAACAAATATAAATACCACGCATTCACGCATGATATTAGAAGAAATAATAGACCAAATACACCCCTTGCAAGAGCCTTCTAGAAAGCAACTAGTCGCTATTTTCGAAGAAGAGACCTATCCTAAATCTCATATTTTAATAAGAGCTCAAAAAATAGAGCCTAAACTTTATTTTATGAAAAAAGGAATTGTCCGGGGATATTCAGAATTTGAGACAGGTGATATTACTTTTTGGTTCGGAAAAGAAGGCAACCCCATCCTTTCTATGAAAAGTTACGTAGAAAACAAAAGAGGATATGAAAATATTGAACTTTTAGAACCAAGTACCGTCTACAGCGCAGATAGCCACACGCTTAAATTACTATTCAAAAAAGACATTGCTATTGCCAATTGGGGAAGAATTCTGGCAGAACAAGAACTTATCAAAACAGAAGAAAGACTTATATCAAGGCAATTGAGAACAGCGACGGAACGCTACCAAGAGCTAATTAGTAATGAGCCAGATTTAATTAAAAGAGTACCCTTAAACCATATAGCTTCTTATTTAGGAATCACCCAAGTTAGTCTAAGTAGAATCAGAGCCTCATTAAAATAAATCGTTTTTTATCATATGTTAAGTATTAACCCAATCATTCTATCGAATTTTACAAAAAATAAATACGATGAATTGGATTTTACTAATCATAGCCGGCCTATTCGAAATAGCTTTTGCCTTCTGTTTAGGAAAAACAAAAGACACTACTGGCGCAGAAATGTACTGGTGGTACGTAGGGTTTATAATTTGTGCTACAACTAGCTTCTTATTGCTTATTTATAGCATCCGCAGTTTACCTATAGGAACTGCATATGCAGTCTGGACAGGAATAGGAGCCGTAGGAACGGTACTTATTGGAATACTTGTATTTAAAGAGCCTGCTAATTTCTGGAGAATATTCTTTATTTCTACCCTAATTATCTCTATTGTTGGCCTAAAGGCTGTCGCAAAATAAAACTATATATATGTCAGGTATTAAAAATATTTCAGCACTTGTAAAAGGAATGACTCCCAAATTAAATGAAGGTATTTATGTGTTCGTAAGTGTAAAAGATGCAACTGCAATTCCAAGCGCATCTATTTTATGTGAGTTCAAAGAAGCCGAAGGAACCACGATTATTATAGACAAAAATAAAGCAGATGCATTAAACCTCAGTTATGAATATGAAGCTGCATGGATTACATTAACTATTCACTCCTCATTAGAAGCGGTAGGATTAACTGCACTATTTGCAAATGAATTAGCAAAACACAACATTAGTTGTAATGTGATTGCCGCCTATTATCATGATCATATTTTTGTAGCCGTAAAAGATGCTGAAAACGCAATGGAAGCACTAACCAATTTGGCACAAAATTATACTGAATAGTATACCGTAGGTATAAAAATCACATTCAAAGGTCAATAATTTACAAACCAAGCAGTCTGTGTTCTAAATACAAGCCTAGCCTGGAGCAGTAAACAATGCTGATCATCGGTAAAATACATGCGAAAATCTGAAATATGGGAGCCTTTCGAAATACTACAAAACCAAAAAACCGACTCATGAGTCGGTTTTCATATTTTAAGTAACAAAGCGTAAAATATATTAGTACCCTACCTTTTCTCTAACACGGCCTAACACTTCATTTGCTATTTTACGTGCTTTTTCTGCTCCAATTTCCAATGCTTTATCTATTTCATCGGTATGATTCATGTAATAATCAAACTTCTCACGAGCCTCACCAAATTTGGCAATAATTACCTCGTACAAGGCTTGTTTTGCATGCCCATATCCATAATTTCCATTTAAGTAATTGGCACGCATTTCTGCAATTTGCTCTTCACTAGCCAATATCTTATACAGCGCAAACACATTATCCGCATCAGGATCTTTCGGGTCTTCCATAGGTGTACTATCCGTTTGGATTCCCATAATTTGCTTACGCAACTTTTTATCTGTTTGAAAAAGGTTAATTAAATTTCCCTTACTCTTACTCATTTTAGCACCATCTGTACCTGGTATATACATGGTTTCTTCTTGAATTTTGCCTTCTGGCAATACAAAAGTTTCTCCCATTTGCGCATGGAAACGAGACGCAACATCGCGCGTCATTTCTATATGCTGTAATTGATCTTTGCCTACGGGAACAATATTAGCATCATACAACAAAATATCTGCCGCCATTAGCATAGGATATGAAAATAAACCAGCATTCACATCATCTAAACGATCTGCTTTATCTTTAAAAGAATGTGCCAAGGTTAAACGTTGGTACGGAAAGAAACAGCTTAGATACCATGATAGTTCTGCTGTTTGAGGAATAGCACTTTGTTTGTAAAATACCGTTTTAGATATATCTAAACCAAAAGCCAGCCAGGTTGCAGCCACTGCATAGGTATTATACCTTAATTCTTCCCCATTTTTTATCTGAGTAAGAGAATGCATGTCCGCAATAAATAGAAAAGATTCATTTTTTGGATCATTTGCCATTTCAATAGCTGGCATAACTGCTCCTAAAATATTTCCTAAATGTGGAGTTCCTGTACTTTGTATTCCTGTTAAAATTCGCGCCATTTCTTGTAAAAAATTATCCTGCAAAGATAAAACAAATAGTATAACCTCGTAAAATTGTTACTTTTGAATTTATGATTTCATTTTCGCAAAAAATAGGAAGTGTACTATACCAAATTTGGTTCTACATTCTAGTAGCAATTCCCATCCTTATCTTTCTACCTATATTGGTAGTGTTATCAGCATCAGAAAAGTGGTATCCTCAGTTTTTCTGGGTAGCACGTAATATCTGGGCCAATTTTATTTTATATGGAATGGGTTGTATTCCTAAAATAAAACGAGAAGAAAGGCTCGTAAAAGGAAAAAGCTATATGTTGGTAGCTAACCATACGAGTATGTTAGACATCATGATGATGCTTAAGGTTAGTCCTAATCCTTTTGTGTTTGTAGGTAAAAAAGAATTGGTGAAAATTCCTTTATTTGGATTTTTCTACAAGCGTGTCTGCATTTTGGTAGATCGTGGGGACAGCAAGAGTAGAACGGCAGTATATAGAAGGGCACAAAAGCGACTTAATCAAGGATTAAGTATTTGTATATTTCCAGAAGGCGGTGTGCCAGAGGAACATATTGTTTTAGATAGTTTTAAGGATGGTGCTTTTAAAATGGCAATTGCACATAGGATTCCGGTAGTGCCAATGACTTTTTATAACAACAAAAGCCGTTTACCTTTTACCATCACTAAAGGAAAACCAGGAATGAGTAAAGTTACCGTGCATCATTTTTTTAAAACCGAAAACCTAGACGAAGCCCATAAAGCAAGTTTACGAGACGAAGTTAGAACGGTTATTTTAAATGAATTAAATAAAGCTTCTAAAATC
Coding sequences within:
- a CDS encoding acyl-CoA thioesterase: MTPKTPRESRTILTDLVLPSETNPLNNLFGGELLARMDRAASIAARRHSRRITVTASVNHVAFNQSVPVGSVVTVEAAVSRAFKTSMEVYIDVWMEDRFTGTKSKANDAIYTFVAVDDTGKPTEVPQLLPETDLEKDRFAAALRRKQLSLVLAGKMKPHDATELKALFLADETNK
- a CDS encoding SPOR domain-containing protein — encoded protein: MRLEHHIEELLYRYNCVIVPEFGAFLSQTKSAFIDQDTHTFYPPSKFISFNELLTSNDGLLVSYVADIEKASYETMLTELATIGKNWKTQLQRGERLFLGNIGKLWLNKEGKIQFEPFEKVNFLTTSFGLSSCVSSKITREVLKEEVVKLEEEIPFIITPEQRAKHSFRPYLKYAAVIFFGISLGLSGLRFYKENQNIDQLVQQDAQKQVSKKIEEATFFDASPLELPVVNLHASLKTPIAATQYHIVAGAFKVKENADKKIEQLQSKGYNANYIGVNKFGFHVVAFDSFSEANDAINYLRKIKQTESSDAWLFQE
- the dprA gene encoding DNA-processing protein DprA, with protein sequence MTDSELISLLKLQRIPNIGDVTAKKLISHCGNPDAVFEEKNQNLLKIDGIGTHTIKHLREKIHQEKAEAEFLFVKNENITPIYFQEKNYPNYLKHCIDSPILLFEKGKINLADRKIIGIVGTRNITSYGTSFCEKLIEDLAPLNPIIVSGFAYGVDICVQKAAMKHGLQTIGCLAHGLNQIYPKVHAKYIPDVEKNGGFYTEFWSTSNPERENFLKRNRIVAGMSEATIVIESAEKGGSLVTADIAHSYNRDVFAVPGRAGDKYSTGCNTLIKQQKAQMLTSAADLIYNLGWELKDKKATTVQKQLFVDLDDTEQAIHRYLLKEGKQVLDLIALTCNIPIFKASSTLLNMEMKGVIRPLPGKLFEAL
- a CDS encoding Crp/Fnr family transcriptional regulator codes for the protein MILEEIIDQIHPLQEPSRKQLVAIFEEETYPKSHILIRAQKIEPKLYFMKKGIVRGYSEFETGDITFWFGKEGNPILSMKSYVENKRGYENIELLEPSTVYSADSHTLKLLFKKDIAIANWGRILAEQELIKTEERLISRQLRTATERYQELISNEPDLIKRVPLNHIASYLGITQVSLSRIRASLK
- a CDS encoding multidrug efflux SMR transporter; this translates as MNWILLIIAGLFEIAFAFCLGKTKDTTGAEMYWWYVGFIICATTSFLLLIYSIRSLPIGTAYAVWTGIGAVGTVLIGILVFKEPANFWRIFFISTLIISIVGLKAVAK
- a CDS encoding ACT domain-containing protein, giving the protein MSGIKNISALVKGMTPKLNEGIYVFVSVKDATAIPSASILCEFKEAEGTTIIIDKNKADALNLSYEYEAAWITLTIHSSLEAVGLTALFANELAKHNISCNVIAAYYHDHIFVAVKDAENAMEALTNLAQNYTE
- the trpS gene encoding tryptophan--tRNA ligase; the protein is MARILTGIQSTGTPHLGNILGAVMPAIEMANDPKNESFLFIADMHSLTQIKNGEELRYNTYAVAATWLAFGLDISKTVFYKQSAIPQTAELSWYLSCFFPYQRLTLAHSFKDKADRLDDVNAGLFSYPMLMAADILLYDANIVPVGKDQLQHIEMTRDVASRFHAQMGETFVLPEGKIQEETMYIPGTDGAKMSKSKGNLINLFQTDKKLRKQIMGIQTDSTPMEDPKDPDADNVFALYKILASEEQIAEMRANYLNGNYGYGHAKQALYEVIIAKFGEAREKFDYYMNHTDEIDKALEIGAEKARKIANEVLGRVREKVGY
- a CDS encoding 1-acyl-sn-glycerol-3-phosphate acyltransferase produces the protein MISFSQKIGSVLYQIWFYILVAIPILIFLPILVVLSASEKWYPQFFWVARNIWANFILYGMGCIPKIKREERLVKGKSYMLVANHTSMLDIMMMLKVSPNPFVFVGKKELVKIPLFGFFYKRVCILVDRGDSKSRTAVYRRAQKRLNQGLSICIFPEGGVPEEHIVLDSFKDGAFKMAIAHRIPVVPMTFYNNKSRLPFTITKGKPGMSKVTVHHFFKTENLDEAHKASLRDEVRTVILNELNKASKI